A genome region from Maridesulfovibrio salexigens DSM 2638 includes the following:
- a CDS encoding BC1872 family protein, whose amino-acid sequence MAEYTYESLEALLKERIGDAMPEGAMEDIHKALKITEKMEEDGWKFQLEDLSRGSMTETDWRATLKKDGKEFAGQSDHAALAVCVAVADAIVG is encoded by the coding sequence ATGGCTGAATATACATACGAAAGTCTGGAAGCACTGCTCAAGGAAAGGATCGGCGACGCCATGCCCGAAGGAGCAATGGAAGATATCCACAAGGCCCTGAAGATCACCGAAAAGATGGAAGAAGATGGCTGGAAATTTCAGCTCGAAGATTTAAGCCGCGGCAGCATGACTGAAACCGATTGGCGCGCAACTCTCAAGAAAGACGGCAAAGAGTTTGCCGGGCAGAGTGATCACGCGGCATTGGCAGTTTGTGTTGCTGTTGCGGATGCTATTGTGGGGTAG
- a CDS encoding methyltransferase domain-containing protein, which translates to MSNILNKFPKKRPPLSDEMQKIYHEHYKANREGDTAASFVATTLEKWMHIKIAELKTEGNILEIGAGTLNHIPYENNFTSYDIVEPYEGLYKGSGNLKHVRNIYSNINELPETQYDRILSVAAFEHICELPDLVSQCRNLLKPDGVLQVAIPSEGTPLWYLAQLIGTGLEFRLKYKLDYFELIRHEHVNTAKEITEVLSHYFNDIKIKTFGVCPYLSLYQYLECRNTPEN; encoded by the coding sequence ATGAGTAATATTTTAAATAAATTCCCTAAAAAAAGACCGCCTCTCTCTGATGAAATGCAAAAAATCTATCACGAGCATTACAAAGCAAATCGGGAAGGAGATACAGCAGCTTCATTTGTAGCCACAACTTTAGAAAAATGGATGCATATAAAAATAGCAGAATTGAAAACAGAAGGGAACATTCTTGAAATTGGGGCAGGTACACTCAATCACATCCCATATGAAAATAATTTTACATCATATGATATAGTAGAGCCATATGAAGGGCTCTACAAAGGAAGTGGCAACCTAAAGCATGTAAGAAACATTTATAGCAACATTAATGAGCTACCAGAGACACAATACGATCGTATTCTAAGCGTTGCTGCATTTGAACATATATGTGAGCTACCAGATCTCGTTAGCCAGTGTCGCAACCTCCTTAAACCTGACGGAGTACTGCAAGTAGCCATCCCCAGTGAGGGGACTCCCCTTTGGTACTTAGCCCAATTGATAGGTACTGGCCTCGAATTCAGGCTTAAATATAAATTGGACTACTTCGAATTAATCCGCCATGAGCATGTCAATACAGCAAAAGAAATAACGGAAGTTTTAAGCCATTATTTTAATGACATTAAAATTAAAACTTTTGGTGTCTGCCCATACCTATCTCTCTATCAATACCTGGAATGTCGTAATACTCCAGAAAACTAA
- a CDS encoding glycosyltransferase family 2 protein: MQENTFDIKTKKISVVVPVLNEEQNVPLICGRITEVLNNFNFEIIFVDDGSTDGTLEQLMSLSAKHANINFISLSRNWGHQCALKAGLDHATGDCVISIDGDLQHPPELMLTFIDKWAQGADIVHSVRKEDPNLPFLKKFTSSTFYKIINKISNLNIKPGTADFRLLDRKVVEACRNLNEDVYFWRGIIPWLGFTQEYIEYEPNSRQYGKSKYNLKKMLGLAINGVASFSLIPLRAASLIGSGILLIALVYLAYIIIQFLIGNTVPGWSSIMAAILILGAIQLIFLGTIGEYVGKTYLGSKKRPTYFIKKMNAELLNNNLPK; encoded by the coding sequence ATGCAAGAAAACACTTTTGACATAAAAACAAAAAAAATCAGTGTAGTAGTTCCTGTTCTTAATGAAGAACAAAATGTCCCTTTAATATGTGGCAGAATAACAGAAGTTCTAAATAATTTTAACTTTGAAATCATCTTCGTTGATGATGGAAGCACAGATGGAACCCTCGAACAACTAATGAGCTTAAGTGCAAAACACGCAAATATAAATTTCATATCCCTCTCAAGAAACTGGGGACATCAATGTGCACTTAAGGCTGGTCTTGATCATGCAACCGGAGACTGCGTAATCTCTATAGATGGGGATTTACAGCACCCACCTGAATTAATGCTCACCTTCATCGACAAATGGGCTCAAGGGGCAGATATTGTTCACTCAGTTCGAAAAGAAGACCCAAATCTTCCTTTTCTTAAAAAATTCACATCAAGCACATTCTATAAAATAATCAACAAGATTTCTAATTTGAATATCAAACCAGGCACCGCTGATTTCAGACTTTTAGATCGTAAAGTAGTAGAAGCGTGTCGAAATTTAAATGAAGATGTATATTTTTGGCGTGGAATAATCCCATGGCTGGGTTTTACACAAGAGTACATTGAATATGAACCTAACAGCAGACAATACGGAAAGAGCAAATACAATTTGAAAAAAATGCTAGGCTTAGCAATTAATGGTGTAGCCTCTTTTAGTCTTATTCCACTACGGGCGGCATCATTAATCGGGTCTGGAATTCTACTTATCGCTCTTGTTTACTTAGCGTATATCATTATCCAATTCTTAATTGGAAACACTGTCCCCGGATGGTCTTCCATCATGGCTGCTATACTTATCTTAGGCGCGATACAGCTTATTTTCCTTGGGACTATTGGCGAATATGTTGGTAAAACATACTTAGGGAGCAAAAAACGCCCTACTTACTTTATTAAAAAGATGAATGCCGAATTGCTAAACAACAATCTACCTAAGTAA